In the Malania oleifera isolate guangnan ecotype guangnan chromosome 1, ASM2987363v1, whole genome shotgun sequence genome, one interval contains:
- the LOC131154287 gene encoding small ribosomal subunit protein eS27w, translating to MPLPNDIDLLHPPVELEKKKHKLKRLVQSPNSFFMDVKCQGCFNITTVFSHSQTVVVCGNCQTVLCQPTGGRARLTEGCSFRKKSD from the exons ATG CCTCTTCCCAACGATATTGATCTGCTACATCCTCCGGTAGAGCTGGAGAAGAAGAAGCACAAGCTGAAGCGCCTTGTGCAGTCCCCCAACTCCTTTTTCATG GACGTCAAGTGCCAGGGCTGCTTTAACAT AACAACTGTTTTTAGCCACTCTCAAACAGTGGTGGTGTGTGGAAACTGCCAGACTGTGTTGTGCCAGCCGACCGGTGGGCGTGCTAGGCTCACCGAGGGTTGCTCTTTCAGGAAGAAGAGTGACTGA
- the LOC131162841 gene encoding uncharacterized protein LOC131162841 — protein MKIDLNVKNKFGFVNGTLPKPTSSSIETQLWECCSDMVLSWILNSIDPSIAHSMIYHECPHDVWLDLENRFSQSNNPRIFKLKRDITTLSHGSMTVSMYFTTLKGYWDELAMLASAPQCTCGALTVLIRMQDTERFFQFLIGLHNSNASIRSQILAIDPLLSVTKVYSILHQEEKQHLLHISSVPIEFVAMAVPRNFSHSSDSKGRGHGYPKCDHYGRNGHWKAQCYKLHGFPNKKSPSRGTPDKKSSSSMVANNVTSSSTFYKIAIPSLTNEQYCQLLDL, from the coding sequence ATGAAAATAGACTTGAATgtcaaaaataaatttggttttgttAATGGTACTCTTCCCAAACCAACATCCTCCTCAATAGAAACTCAATTGTGGGAATGTTGCAGTGATATGGTCTTATCATGGATCCTCAACTCCATTGATCCTTCCATTGCTCACAGTATGATCTATCATGAATGTCCTCATGATGTATGGCTGGATCTTGAGAATCGTTTCTCTCAAAGCAACAATCCTCGAATTTTCAAATTGAAGCGTGACATTACTACTCTTTCCCATGGCTCCATGACCGTCTCTATGTATTTTACAACACTTAAAGGTTATTGGGATGAACTCGCTATGCTTGCCTCCGCACCGCAGTGCACTTGTGGTGCCTTAACCGTATTAATTCGAATGCAAGACACTGAGCgattttttcagtttttgataGGGCTACATAACTCAAATGCTTCCATTCGCAGCCAAATTTTGGCCATAGATCCTTTACTTTCTGTCACCAAAGTCTATTCAATTTTGCATCAAGAAGAGAAACAACACCTTCTTCATATATCTAGTGTTCCAATAGAATTTGTTGCCATGGCGGTTCCCCGTAATTTTTCTCATTCTTCTGATAGCAAGGGGCGAGGGCATGGTTATCCAAAATGTGACCACTATGGTCGTAATGGTCATTGGAAAGCACAATGTTATAAGCTGCATGGTTTTCCCAACAAGAAGTCTCCATCTCGTGGTACACCTGATAAAAAATCTAGTTCTTCAATGGTTGCAAATAATGTCACAAGTTCTTCAACTTTTTATAAGATTGCCATCCCTAGTCTCACGAATGAACAATACTGTCAACTATTGGATCTTTGA